A genomic region of Gemmata massiliana contains the following coding sequences:
- a CDS encoding S9 family peptidase, with protein MRRLIPLVVLFVAVGRLAAAPPERTHDIVPADYATVNTINEIAVSPDGTQVAYALATWDKKSDRRASELWVVDTDGKGKPTQLTSDRANDRHLKWAGDGKAIYVVANRGKDAKSQVWKVPVDGKPEVVTNAKSGVVGFDYAPKTDTVYFTTDASATDKDDFSTLREKFGKVDYGHGSRTVSELFSVNKPGSEPEKVLADNRYIREFAVTDDGKRIAMVSAFDDTIVKSEGESRVDVWEGGKITTPPTDIYRAKASSPYAWLEGLTWNPAGTRYAFCAIHDAYPTELIIGEEKDGKWTTIRANRNQVAAPSVREQQVHVRGYGSPLLWISDDSFSYLHEYGGYNASRTYVLKDQATHAASAQFPEKEVVYAVHYRPEPRVRAVLVGDGTSFPVLKVRSATTRKLETLVDPNPHTASWKLPSVEHVTWKAPDGARVGGPLELPHGYKKGDKPLPLVVAIHGGPTTSSCNDLRFDAHNGRLYFAAKGYAVLCPNYRGSTGYGDKFVTDLIGNENDLDVKDIVAGIQHLIKEGIADPERVAVMGWSNGGYLTNCLITMKNPPVKIKAASSGAGILDTVAEWGFNDEPAYPIVFKKGLPWEQADMYKQTSPTYGIGNVTTPTLIHVGGNDDRCPPGHSRMLYRALKEYKKVPTELCVYPGQPHGLGTLSFRTAKMEWDLAWFEKYLKK; from the coding sequence ATGCGCCGACTCATTCCCCTCGTCGTGTTGTTTGTTGCCGTCGGGAGGTTGGCCGCTGCGCCGCCCGAGCGCACGCACGATATCGTTCCCGCCGACTACGCGACCGTCAACACCATCAACGAAATCGCGGTCTCGCCCGACGGTACGCAGGTCGCTTACGCGCTCGCGACGTGGGACAAAAAGAGCGACCGGCGCGCCTCGGAACTGTGGGTCGTGGACACCGACGGCAAGGGGAAACCGACGCAACTCACCAGCGACCGTGCCAACGACCGGCACCTGAAATGGGCCGGCGACGGCAAGGCGATCTACGTCGTAGCGAATCGCGGTAAAGACGCCAAGTCGCAGGTGTGGAAGGTGCCGGTCGACGGTAAGCCCGAAGTGGTCACCAACGCAAAGTCGGGGGTCGTCGGCTTCGACTACGCTCCGAAAACCGACACCGTGTACTTCACCACCGACGCGAGTGCGACCGACAAGGACGACTTCAGCACGCTCCGCGAGAAGTTCGGCAAGGTCGATTACGGGCACGGCTCGCGCACGGTGAGCGAACTGTTCTCTGTGAATAAGCCGGGCTCGGAGCCGGAGAAGGTGCTGGCCGACAACCGCTACATCCGCGAGTTCGCGGTGACGGACGACGGCAAGCGGATCGCGATGGTGAGCGCGTTCGACGACACGATAGTGAAATCCGAGGGCGAGTCGCGCGTGGACGTGTGGGAGGGCGGGAAGATCACCACCCCGCCGACGGACATCTACCGCGCGAAGGCTTCGAGCCCCTATGCGTGGCTCGAAGGATTGACCTGGAACCCGGCCGGCACGCGCTACGCCTTCTGCGCGATTCACGATGCGTACCCGACCGAACTCATCATCGGCGAAGAGAAAGACGGCAAGTGGACCACGATCCGGGCGAACCGCAACCAGGTTGCAGCCCCTTCGGTGCGAGAGCAACAGGTTCACGTGCGCGGGTACGGCAGCCCGTTGCTGTGGATCAGCGATGATTCGTTCTCGTACCTCCACGAGTACGGGGGGTACAACGCCTCTCGTACTTACGTGCTGAAAGACCAGGCCACACACGCCGCGTCCGCGCAGTTCCCGGAGAAGGAGGTCGTGTACGCGGTCCACTACAGGCCCGAGCCGCGTGTGCGGGCCGTGCTAGTCGGGGACGGAACCAGTTTTCCCGTCTTGAAGGTCCGCTCCGCAACGACCCGCAAACTTGAAACGCTCGTGGACCCGAACCCGCACACCGCGTCCTGGAAGCTCCCGAGCGTCGAACACGTCACCTGGAAGGCGCCGGACGGCGCGCGCGTCGGCGGGCCGCTCGAACTGCCCCACGGGTACAAGAAGGGCGACAAGCCGCTGCCGCTGGTGGTCGCGATCCACGGCGGGCCGACCACGTCGAGCTGTAACGACCTGCGCTTCGACGCGCACAACGGCCGGCTGTACTTCGCAGCGAAGGGCTACGCGGTGCTGTGCCCGAACTACCGCGGGTCCACCGGCTACGGCGACAAGTTCGTGACGGACCTGATCGGCAACGAGAACGATCTCGACGTGAAGGACATCGTCGCGGGGATTCAGCACCTCATTAAAGAGGGCATCGCGGACCCGGAGCGCGTCGCGGTGATGGGCTGGAGCAATGGCGGGTACCTCACGAACTGCCTCATCACGATGAAGAACCCGCCGGTGAAGATCAAGGCCGCGAGCAGCGGAGCGGGCATTCTGGACACGGTCGCGGAGTGGGGCTTCAACGACGAACCGGCGTACCCGATCGTGTTCAAGAAGGGGCTGCCGTGGGAACAGGCCGATATGTACAAGCAGACCTCGCCGACCTATGGCATCGGCAACGTGACGACACCGACGCTGATCCACGTCGGCGGGAACGACGACCGCTGCCCGCCGGGGCACAGCCGGATGCTGTACCGGGCGCTGAAGGAGTACAAGAAGGTGCCGACGGAACTGTGCGTGTACCCGGGGCAACCGCACGGGCTGGGCACGCTCTCGTTCCGCACCGCGAAGATGGAATGGGATCTGGCGTGGTTCGAGAAGTACCTGAAGAAGTGA
- a CDS encoding sigma-54-dependent transcriptional regulator, translating into MPHSVLIIDDEEPIAWTLRRAFEREKHRVSVAATAEDGLMKARQSAPDLVFLDVRLPGMDGLTALGEIKKVAPSAAVVVITAHGNLNTAVKAVEGGAFDYLAKPFELAQALDAANRALVDRDTPGNSGILGSALAEVDSSPDAIIGRSPTMQTVFKRIAMVAPTNACVLVTGESGTGKELVARAIHANSPRRHKPLLAAHVAAYNTNLVESELFGHIKGAFTGAERARDGLMKLADGGTVFLDELADIPLPVQAKLLRVLERQEVQPVGGSESQVVDVRVVSATHADLSAAVREGKFRHDLFFRLNVYPIHLPPLRDRVDDIPLLAEHFLRKFGVPNPGSAVPAETLAFLKSRPWPGNVRELRNALEHAAIEARGAALRPEHFPDPSTAAGPASTPERLRSLVTEWVREQVQALEGREPADLHQTLIDAIEPAVLDEVLRQVDGNRLVAARWLGLARATVRKLIRKYHPDTAEPDED; encoded by the coding sequence ATGCCTCATTCCGTGCTCATCATCGACGACGAGGAACCGATCGCGTGGACGCTACGGCGGGCGTTTGAGCGGGAAAAGCACCGCGTTTCGGTCGCGGCCACTGCGGAAGACGGGCTGATGAAGGCGCGCCAGAGCGCGCCCGACCTTGTTTTCCTCGACGTTCGGCTGCCCGGAATGGATGGCCTCACCGCACTCGGTGAGATCAAGAAAGTGGCCCCGAGCGCCGCGGTCGTGGTCATCACCGCGCACGGGAACCTGAACACCGCGGTGAAGGCCGTGGAGGGCGGGGCGTTCGACTACCTCGCGAAGCCGTTCGAGTTAGCTCAAGCGCTCGATGCCGCGAATCGCGCGCTGGTCGATCGTGACACCCCCGGGAACTCGGGGATCTTGGGTTCCGCGCTCGCCGAGGTGGATTCCAGCCCCGACGCGATCATCGGCCGCAGCCCGACCATGCAGACCGTGTTCAAACGGATCGCGATGGTCGCACCGACGAATGCGTGCGTGCTCGTTACGGGCGAGAGCGGGACCGGGAAGGAACTCGTGGCTCGGGCGATCCACGCGAACAGCCCGCGCCGGCACAAGCCGCTCCTTGCGGCGCACGTAGCGGCGTACAACACAAACCTGGTCGAGAGCGAACTGTTCGGGCACATCAAAGGTGCTTTTACCGGTGCAGAACGGGCACGCGACGGGCTGATGAAGCTCGCCGACGGTGGTACCGTGTTCCTCGACGAACTCGCGGACATCCCGTTACCGGTCCAGGCGAAGTTGCTCCGCGTGCTGGAGCGCCAAGAGGTGCAGCCCGTCGGCGGCAGCGAGTCGCAGGTCGTGGACGTGCGCGTCGTTTCGGCCACGCACGCGGACCTCTCTGCGGCCGTTCGCGAGGGGAAGTTCCGGCACGACCTCTTTTTCCGGCTGAACGTTTACCCCATTCACCTCCCGCCGCTGCGGGACCGCGTGGACGACATTCCACTGCTCGCAGAGCACTTCCTTCGCAAGTTCGGCGTGCCGAACCCCGGCAGCGCGGTGCCCGCGGAAACGCTCGCGTTCCTGAAATCGCGTCCCTGGCCGGGTAATGTGCGTGAGCTTCGCAACGCGCTCGAACACGCCGCGATCGAAGCACGCGGGGCTGCACTTCGGCCGGAACACTTCCCGGACCCGAGTACCGCGGCTGGGCCAGCATCTACTCCCGAGCGCCTGCGATCGCTCGTCACGGAGTGGGTGCGCGAACAGGTTCAGGCGCTCGAAGGGCGCGAGCCAGCCGACCTGCACCAAACACTGATCGATGCCATCGAACCGGCGGTGCTCGACGAGGTGCTGCGTCAAGTGGACGGCAACCGCCTCGTCGCCGCGCGGTGGCTCGGTCTGGCCCGTGCAACGGTGCGCAAACTCATCCGCAAGTACCACCCGGACACTGCCGAACCGGACGAAGATTGA
- a CDS encoding glycerophosphodiester phosphodiesterase, with the protein MTRTLATLMTLLAAGFVNAAEPKVEIVGHRGASFDAPENTVAAIKLAWEQKADASEFDIYLTKDGKLVVIHDATTKRTAGEDKKVADSTLEELRTLDAGKWKGAKFAGEKLPTLDEMLATVPAGKRAFIEVKCGPEAVPEMDRVIKASKLKPEQTCVISFNADVIAATKKARPDLQALWLVSLNTKGKSRTVDELIAKAKEIKADGLDLSATPAVLDKAFAAKIKSAGLKLYVWTVNDADLAKKMIEVGAESITTDKPGWLREQLAK; encoded by the coding sequence ATGACCCGCACGCTCGCCACCCTCATGACCCTACTCGCCGCCGGATTTGTTAACGCCGCCGAACCGAAAGTGGAAATCGTGGGGCACCGCGGGGCGTCGTTCGACGCGCCGGAGAACACAGTGGCCGCGATCAAGCTCGCGTGGGAGCAAAAAGCGGACGCCTCCGAGTTCGACATTTACCTCACGAAAGACGGAAAACTCGTCGTGATCCACGACGCGACCACCAAGCGCACCGCGGGCGAGGACAAGAAGGTGGCCGATTCGACGCTCGAAGAACTGCGGACGCTCGACGCGGGTAAGTGGAAGGGCGCGAAGTTCGCGGGCGAGAAGTTGCCGACCCTGGACGAGATGCTCGCCACCGTACCGGCCGGTAAGCGGGCGTTCATTGAAGTGAAGTGTGGTCCCGAAGCGGTACCGGAAATGGACCGCGTCATCAAAGCGAGCAAGCTGAAGCCCGAACAAACGTGCGTCATCAGCTTCAACGCGGACGTGATCGCGGCCACCAAGAAGGCCCGCCCGGACCTGCAAGCGCTGTGGCTCGTGAGCCTGAACACAAAAGGCAAGTCGCGCACCGTGGACGAACTGATCGCGAAGGCGAAGGAGATCAAGGCCGACGGCCTCGACCTCTCCGCGACGCCCGCGGTGCTGGACAAGGCGTTCGCCGCGAAGATCAAATCCGCGGGCCTGAAGCTCTACGTGTGGACCGTGAACGACGCGGACCTGGCGAAAAAGATGATCGAAGTGGGTGCGGAGAGCATCACGACGGACAAACCAGGCTGGCTGCGCGAGCAACTGGCGAAGTGA
- a CDS encoding TIGR02996 domain-containing protein, producing MHPEADAFLDAIFDNPGDDTPRLVYADWLEEHGQEDYAQFIRLQCAAAHEKLWSDEANRLWEEIGRVWNRLYDDWSLASSLELNWIDVIHFERGFLRTDVVLGDQQIEEIANYWAGFLIGEVRLLNVSDLAWLAESPISKQLRKVSLSLGADSEWQDSDDQCLDKFVHSAFTQKIRVLDLSHMSMRQAMVKALLLPDALRDLRELRISFPERADCNPDEATRQLEACFELVVRQ from the coding sequence ATGCACCCCGAAGCCGATGCGTTCCTCGACGCGATCTTCGACAACCCCGGCGACGATACTCCGCGACTGGTGTACGCGGACTGGCTCGAAGAGCACGGACAAGAAGATTACGCGCAGTTCATCCGATTACAGTGTGCTGCGGCCCACGAAAAGCTGTGGAGCGACGAAGCAAATCGGCTGTGGGAAGAGATCGGTCGCGTGTGGAACCGGCTATACGATGACTGGTCGCTAGCGAGTTCACTTGAATTGAATTGGATAGATGTGATTCACTTTGAACGAGGTTTCCTAAGAACAGATGTGGTTCTTGGAGATCAGCAAATTGAGGAAATCGCAAATTATTGGGCCGGGTTCTTGATAGGTGAAGTGCGCTTGTTAAATGTCAGTGATCTGGCTTGGTTGGCCGAGTCGCCCATATCGAAACAACTTCGCAAGGTGTCTTTATCACTCGGTGCCGATTCGGAATGGCAAGATAGCGACGATCAGTGTTTGGACAAATTCGTTCACTCGGCGTTTACCCAGAAAATACGAGTTTTAGACCTGTCGCACATGAGCATGCGACAGGCGATGGTCAAAGCGTTACTCCTACCCGACGCACTTCGCGACTTGCGAGAACTGCGGATTTCGTTCCCAGAGAGAGCTGACTGCAATCCCGATGAAGCAACAAGGCAACTCGAAGCCTGCTTCGAGTTAGTAGTTCGCCAATGA